The nucleotide sequence GAGCGGCGAAGGCGCTGCGCCTCGATCCGCACCGGATCGCGAACGCGGTGGCCATCGCGGGGACGGCGAACAACGCCCTGCGGGTCACCCGCACGGGGGAGCTCTCCCACTGGAAGGGGCTCGCCGCGCCGAACGCCGCGTTCAACGGGCTCCGCGCCGCTTTCCTGGCGATGCGGGGGATCACCGGACCGGGGGAGATGTTCGAGGGGACCAAGGGGTGGAAGCAGGTCGTCTCTGGACCGTTCGACGTCGACTGGGAGTCGGAGGACCTGGAACGGGTCCGGAGGACGATCCTGAAGAAGTACAACGCCGAGATCCACTCCCAATCGGCCGTCGAGGGGATCCTCGGGCTGATGCGGGAGGAAGGTTTCCGGGCGGAGGAGATCGACCGGATCCGGATCGACATCTTCGACGTCGCCCACCGGATCATCGGAGGGGGGGACGAGGGGGACAAGACGGTCGTCCGGTCGAAGGAGGACGCGGACCACAGCCTTCCGTACATCGTGGCCGTGGCCGCCCTGGACGGCGAGGTGACGCCCGCGCAGTACGCGCCGGGCCGGATCGAACGGGAGGACGTTCAGCGGCTGCTGCTGCGGGTCGACGTGGTCCCGGACCCTTCCCTCTCCGGCCGGTTCCCCGGGGAGCTTCCCTGCCGCCTCTCCGTGGGACTGGCCGACGGCCGGGTCGTCGCGAAGGAGATTTCGGGGTACGAGGGGTTCCACACGCAGCCGATGTCCTGGGGCCGGGCCGTGGAGAAGTTCCGCTCCCTGGCGGCCCCGATCCGGAACCGCGACCGCCTCGGCGCCGTCGTCCAGGCGATTTCGGGGCTGGAGAGCATCACGACGCGGGAGTTGACGGCCTGCCTGTCCTAGTCCCCGAGCCAGAACCCGATCCGGCGCGTCGACGGGACGTTCTCGAGGACGCACTTCAGCACCGCGAGGATGGGGATCGCCAGCAACAGTCCCATCCCGCCCCACAGCCACCCGAAGAACAGGAGCGAAGCGGTCGAGGCGGTCGCGTTCAGGTGGACCTCCCCCCCGACGAGCTTCGGGGTGAGGTAGTTCGCCGAGACCAGGTGGAGGAGGGTGACGCTTCCCACCACGACGAGGAACGGCGGGAGCGAGTTGAAGTAGACGACTCCGACCAGGACCCCGGGCAGCAGCGCCAGGGGGAGTCCGAGGTACGGGATCACCGACAGCGTCCCGGAGAGCCCTCCCAGGACGATCGGATTCGGCAGCCCCGCCGCCCAGAACGCCAGGATCGTCGCGAAGGAAAGGATCCCGACGAGGATCGCGTTCCCCAGGAGGAACTTCCGCATCATCCGCTCGACGTCGAGAAGGATCACTCCCACGGTATGGTGGTACTCCTCCGGGAACAGTTCCCTCGTCCGGCGGGTGAGCGGCTCGCGGTCCGCGAGCATGAAGTACACGAGAAACGGGATGAAGCTCAGCGAGAAGACCACGCCGGTCAGGGACCCCAGGTTCTTCAGGAGCGCTCCGACGATCGATTCGGCGTCCCGCGGCGACAGCCCCCCCACCCCGGCTCCGGGCCCCCCGGACCCCCCTCCGGGGAGGAACCGGCGCCCCGCATCCTCCACGATCCGCGCCGCGTTCCGGGCCTTCGAGACGATCTCGTTCACCAGGGGCGCCTCCTGGATCTTCTCCAGGAGCGTCGGCAGGTCGGTCACGAAATCCACGGCGGTCGTGTAGGCGAAATACCCCAGTCCGTACAGGAAGGCGATGAAGAGGAACACCACGATGCCGCTGGCGAACTGGCGGCGCATGCGGGTCCGCACGCAGATCACGTGGACCAGCGGCTCCAGCGCGAACGCGAGGAGCATCGAGGAGAAAAGGGTCATGAAGACGGAGGCGGCGAAGTAGAGGAGCGTGAGGACGCCCAGCGCGGCCAGCACGGTGGCGGCCGCCCGGATGAGGTTCAGGTCCGGCCCGGGGCGGTTCTCCCGCCCGGCTCTCCCCGGCTCCTCCTGCAGGTCGGGGTACTCCATGTCGGGGTCCCTCGGATCGACCATCCGTCCAATGTACCGTTTTTCCCGGTTTCCGCCTACGCCCGTTTGACATTCGGGCCCGCAGGCGCGATCCTTAGTGTTGCGTTTCATAATTACGGCGACGCGTTTGTTTTCGACACGGCACCGAGAGCGCTGATGCGCCGGTCCGGCAAGGCGCGCGACTGAGGCGTACTGTTAAGTACGGCGCAAGGAGCGCAACGCAGCCGGGGCGGATGCAGCGGCGCTCGAATGCAGGCGTAATTATGAAACGCAGCACTGGGGGTACGACATGTCGACCGTCCCGTCGCACACCATCGAAATACGCGTCCGGTTCGGCGAAACCGACCCGTACGGGGTGGCGTACTTCGCGGCCATCCTCGACTACTTCAAGCGCGGGATGGACGAGTTCCTCCGCTCCCGCGGGATCTCCCCCGACCTGGCGTACCGGAACCCGAAGCGCCAGTACGGGTTCCCCGTGGTGGCCACCCGCTGCCGGTACCGGGCGCCGGTCCGGTTCGACGACCTCCTGACGCTGCGGACGCGGATCGTTCGCGTGGAAAAGAGCGGCGTGACCTTCGGTTTCTCCCTGTTCCGGTCCGAGGCGGGGAAGGACATCCTCGCGGCGCAGGGAGATGTGTCGTGCCGGTCGATCGACTCGACGTGGAAGCCGATACCGCTGCCCGCGTCGCTGAAAGCCGTGCTAACGTCCCGCTGACCGGGGAACGGCCGCGTCGATCTTCGCCCGGAACCGGGCTACGATCCCCCGGACCGCCGCCGGCGGGAGCTCCCTCCCCTCGATCTTCACGACGTCCACGCCCGCCTCGATCCACGCCGGGAGCTCGTCCTCCAGCGTGCGCGGCTCCCGGGGAACCGGGAGCTCCCTGCAGACGAGCCGGCAGCTCCCCCCCCGCTTCGCGGACGCGGTTCCCCCTCCCGTCCCTTCCGCGGCGTACCCGGTCAACCCGCACTTGCCGTGGAGGAGGAATTCGGGGCGGCACCAGCCGAAGACCTCGATCCGGAGGCCGGACGCCCGCTTGATCGCCGGGACCTCCTCCGGACGGACCGCGGAAGGAAGGACGATCGCGTCGGCCCCCAGCTCCCGGTACGCGACGGCGTCCTCCGGGTTCACGGCGGACAGCCCCACGGAGGCGCAGATCGGGAGGCCGGGGAACCGGCGCCGCAAAAGGACGATCAGGCCCGGGTCGTTCAGGATGACCTCCGCGACGCCCTCCTCCCGCAGGCGGGCGACGGCGTCGAGGAGCGCAGGCACCCCCCCGGAGAAGGGGACCGCGTTCACGGCCGCGTGCAGCCGGGCGCCCGCCTTGCGGCACGTATTCGCGGCGGCCCCGGCCTCCTCCAGGGGGATCCCGGCCCGACCCCCGCGGGAGAGGGACCGGATCCCGACGTAGACGGCGTCCGCGCCGGCTGAAAGGGCGGCCTCGACTGCCGGGAGCGACCCGGCAGGGGAAAGAAGAAGGGGGGGAGCCGTACGTGGCGGGGCCATGTCATATTATACATACCGGCGTAGCCGCCGCAGGAGGGGGGCGCAGTGAGGTAAAGCGCAGCCGTGCAGGTTCATCGCACGGCGAGCCACGAACGGAGCCCCCCTCCGAGGCGGCGTAGCCGTTTGGGAAGCCGGGGCGAGGTTTTTTTTGGTTGACTTGGGGGGATTCCCGAGTATCGTATTGTCGATTGTATACACAAGAACCCCCGAAGCGCCGAGTCGTTCCTGAACCCGGTGCGCGTGCCGTTTCCGCGCCCCGGAGGGGCGATTCCGTAACCCCATAACCGCAAGCGAGGCGGAATCGGACGACCCATGCTGTACGAATACGCAACGGTCCTCGTGTTCATCGTCCTGGGGGCGGTCACCGTCGCCCTGATGCTGGGGATGTCGCGCCTGTTCGCCCCGAGCGCGCCTTCCGCGGTCAAGCTGTCCACCTACGAGTGCGGCGAGGTCCCGTACGGCTCCTCGTGGGTCCAGTTCAACATCCGGTTCTACGTCGTGGCGCTCATCTTCATCATCTTCGACGTCGAGGTGGCGCTCCTCTACCCCTGGGCGGTGGTCTTCCAGCGGCTGGGATTCCTGGCGTTCATCGAGGCGTTCATCTTCATCGTCATCCTTCTCGCGGGCCTCGCGTACCTGTGGAAGGAGGGGGACCTCGAGTGGGTCCGCACCCTCCAGGACGCGCGGGGCGGGAAAGGGCTGAAATGAGCAACGACCCCGCGCACGGCCGCCCGCCCGCCCCCCCGGGACACGGCGCCGCCCCGGCTCCCGCCGTGGGTCCGGAAGCGCACGTCCTGGTCGGGAACGCGGACCTGTTCGTCAACTGGTCCCGGAAGTCGTCCCTCTGGTACCTCCTGTTCGCGACGGCGTGCTGCGGGATCGAGCTGATGCAGGCGGGCGCGTCCCGGTACGACCTCGACCGGTTCGGCGCCGTCTTCCGCGCCACTCCCCGGCAGTCGGACCTGATGCTGGTGGCCGGGACGATCACCCACAAGATGGCCGACCGGGTGAAGCGCCTCTACGACCAGATGCCGGAGCCCAAGTACGTGATCGCCATGGGGTCGTGCGCCAACACCGGGGGCCCGTTCTACAAGGATTCGTACTGCGTGGTGAAGGGCGTGGACCTGCTGATTCCCGTGGACGTCTACATCCCCGGCTGCCCCCCCCGCCCGGAAGCGCTGATCGACGGGATCCTGCGGCTGCAGAAGATCATCATGAAGAAAAAGAACGTATACGGCGCCAAGGCATAAAGGGAAACGGTGGAAGCGAAGGCGATCTTCGACATGCTGAAGGCCCGGTTCGGCGACGCGGTCGTGGAGCTGCAGTCGGAAGGGTTCTCCCCCGCCTTCGTGGTGGTCGCCCCCGCGGCGGTCCGGGATGTCGCGCGGTTCCTCGCCGACGATCCGGCACTCTCCTTCGACTCCCTCATGAGCCTCTCCGGGGTGGACTACAAGGACCGGCTCGCCGTGGCGTACCACCTCCACTCGCTTGCGCACCGGCACGCCGTGGGGCTCAAGGCGTTCCTCCCGACCGAGTCCCCGGAGCTCCCCACGGTCGACGATGTGTGGCCGGCCGCCAACTTCCACGAGCGGGAGGCTTTCGACCTGTTCGGGATCGTGTTCACGGGGTCGAAGGACCTTCGCCGGATCCTCCTTCCCGAGGACTGGGAAGGTCACCCGCTGCGGAAGGATTACAAGTACCCCGATTTCTACCACGGGATCAAGGTATGACGGCCCGGCCCGAAGCGCTCCCCACCCAGGAGATGACGATCAACATGGGGCCGCAGCACCCGAGCACCCACGGGGTGCTCCGGGTGATCCTCACCACCGACGGCGAGGTGGTGACCCGCGCGGTCCCCGACATCGGCTACCTGCACCGGGCGCTCCCCGACATCGGCTACCTGCACCGGGCGCTCGAGAAGATCGGCGAGCGCGTCACCTACGCCCAGTTCATGCCGTTCACGGACCGCCTCGACTACCTCGCGGCGATGAACTGCAACTGCGCGTGGGCGTGGGCGGTCGAGAAGCTGGCGAAGATCGAGGTGCCCGAGCGGGCCGAGTTCCTTCGCGTCATCGTCTGCGAGCTGAACCGGATCTCCTCGCACCTCATCGCGTTCGGGTCGTACACCGCGGACATGGGCGCGTTCACCCCGTTCCTGTACGCCATCCGCGAGCGGGAGCGGGTGAACGACCTGTTCGAGATGATCTGCGGCAACCGCCTCACGTACAACTACGCGCGGATCGGCGGCGTCTCCGGCGACGCCCCCCCGGGGTTCCTCGAGAAGACGAAGGAGTTCCTCGACTACTTCGAGCCGAAGATCGACGAGTACAACAACCTGATCTCCTACAACAAGATCTTCGTCCACCGGCTGGCCAACGTCGCCGTGGTCCCCGCGGCGGAGGCGGTCGCCTACGGGCTGACGGGCCCCAACCTGCGCGGTTCGGGCGTCTCCTTCGACCTCCGGAAGGACGAGCCGTACTCGGTCTACCCGAAGTTCGATTTCAAGGTCTGCGTCGGCACCGGGGAGCGCGGCACGCTCGGCGACTGCTTCGACCGGTACATGGTGCGGATCAACGAGATGCGCGAGAGCGTGAAGATCGTGCGCCAGGCCCTGGCGATGATCCCGGAGGGGCCGGTGCTGGCCAAGGTGCCCCGCGTCTTCAAGCCGCCGGTCGGCGAGGTCTATGTCCGCACCGAGTGCCCGCGCGGGGAGACCGGGATCTACGCGATCAGCGACGGTTCCACGAACGCCTTCCGCCTGAAGATCCGCACCGGCTCCTTCGTGACGATGAACATCTTCGAAAAGATCACGAAGGGGCTGATGATCGCCGACATCGTGGCGGTCATCGGAAGCTTCGACATCATCCTCCCGGAGATCGATCGGTAGATGGAGGCGCTGACCCTATCTCTCGTCAAGGCGGTGCCGGCGCTCGGAGCCGCGCCGCTGTGGGCGGTTTCGCTCCTCCTGATGGTCGCGTCGGGGGTCGTCGTCCTCGTGTTCGCGCTGACCTTCGAGGGGGTCGGCTCGCTCGTGCTGCGCAAGGTGGCGGGCGACATCCAGGCCCGGATCGGCCCCAACCGGGTCGGCCCGAACGGCATCCTGCAGTTTCTGGCCGACGGCGTGAAGCTCGTCCTCAAGGAGGACATCGTCCCGGCGAAGGCGGACGCGCTGCTGTTCAAGCTGGCGCCGTACCTCGTGTTCGTCGGCTCCTTCGCCGCGTTCGTGGTCGTTCCCTTCGGCGTGGGGCTCTCCGCCGCCGACCTGAACATCGGGATCTACTACGTGATGGCGGTCACCTCGCTCGTGGTGATCGGCGTCCTGCTCGCCGGGTGGGCCTCCAACAACAAGTGGGCGCTGCTGGGCGGGATGCGCGCCGCGGCGCAGATCGTCTCCTATGAGATCCCGGTGGGGATGGCGCTCATCCCCGCGGTGCTGATCGCGGGGTCGCTGTCGCTGCAGGACATCGTCCGTTCCCAGGGCGGCCTGTTCGGCCTGTTCGGGT is from Deltaproteobacteria bacterium and encodes:
- a CDS encoding MmgE/PrpD family protein, producing the protein AAKALRLDPHRIANAVAIAGTANNALRVTRTGELSHWKGLAAPNAAFNGLRAAFLAMRGITGPGEMFEGTKGWKQVVSGPFDVDWESEDLERVRRTILKKYNAEIHSQSAVEGILGLMREEGFRAEEIDRIRIDIFDVAHRIIGGGDEGDKTVVRSKEDADHSLPYIVAVAALDGEVTPAQYAPGRIEREDVQRLLLRVDVVPDPSLSGRFPGELPCRLSVGLADGRVVAKEISGYEGFHTQPMSWGRAVEKFRSLAAPIRNRDRLGAVVQAISGLESITTRELTACLS
- a CDS encoding AI-2E family transporter, encoding MVDPRDPDMEYPDLQEEPGRAGRENRPGPDLNLIRAAATVLAALGVLTLLYFAASVFMTLFSSMLLAFALEPLVHVICVRTRMRRQFASGIVVFLFIAFLYGLGYFAYTTAVDFVTDLPTLLEKIQEAPLVNEIVSKARNAARIVEDAGRRFLPGGGSGGPGAGVGGLSPRDAESIVGALLKNLGSLTGVVFSLSFIPFLVYFMLADREPLTRRTRELFPEEYHHTVGVILLDVERMMRKFLLGNAILVGILSFATILAFWAAGLPNPIVLGGLSGTLSVIPYLGLPLALLPGVLVGVVYFNSLPPFLVVVGSVTLLHLVSANYLTPKLVGGEVHLNATASTASLLFFGWLWGGMGLLLAIPILAVLKCVLENVPSTRRIGFWLGD
- a CDS encoding acyl-CoA thioesterase, which gives rise to MSTVPSHTIEIRVRFGETDPYGVAYFAAILDYFKRGMDEFLRSRGISPDLAYRNPKRQYGFPVVATRCRYRAPVRFDDLLTLRTRIVRVEKSGVTFGFSLFRSEAGKDILAAQGDVSCRSIDSTWKPIPLPASLKAVLTSR
- a CDS encoding U32 family peptidase; the encoded protein is MAPPRTAPPLLLSPAGSLPAVEAALSAGADAVYVGIRSLSRGGRAGIPLEEAGAAANTCRKAGARLHAAVNAVPFSGGVPALLDAVARLREEGVAEVILNDPGLIVLLRRRFPGLPICASVGLSAVNPEDAVAYRELGADAIVLPSAVRPEEVPAIKRASGLRIEVFGWCRPEFLLHGKCGLTGYAAEGTGGGTASAKRGGSCRLVCRELPVPREPRTLEDELPAWIEAGVDVVKIEGRELPPAAVRGIVARFRAKIDAAVPRSAGR
- the ndhC gene encoding NADH-quinone oxidoreductase subunit A gives rise to the protein MLYEYATVLVFIVLGAVTVALMLGMSRLFAPSAPSAVKLSTYECGEVPYGSSWVQFNIRFYVVALIFIIFDVEVALLYPWAVVFQRLGFLAFIEAFIFIVILLAGLAYLWKEGDLEWVRTLQDARGGKGLK
- a CDS encoding NADH-quinone oxidoreductase subunit B, coding for MSNDPAHGRPPAPPGHGAAPAPAVGPEAHVLVGNADLFVNWSRKSSLWYLLFATACCGIELMQAGASRYDLDRFGAVFRATPRQSDLMLVAGTITHKMADRVKRLYDQMPEPKYVIAMGSCANTGGPFYKDSYCVVKGVDLLIPVDVYIPGCPPRPEALIDGILRLQKIIMKKKNVYGAKA
- a CDS encoding NADH-quinone oxidoreductase subunit C, producing MLKARFGDAVVELQSEGFSPAFVVVAPAAVRDVARFLADDPALSFDSLMSLSGVDYKDRLAVAYHLHSLAHRHAVGLKAFLPTESPELPTVDDVWPAANFHEREAFDLFGIVFTGSKDLRRILLPEDWEGHPLRKDYKYPDFYHGIKV
- a CDS encoding NADH-quinone oxidoreductase subunit D (Catalyzes the transfer of electrons from NADH to quinone), which gives rise to MTARPEALPTQEMTINMGPQHPSTHGVLRVILTTDGEVVTRAVPDIGYLHRALPDIGYLHRALEKIGERVTYAQFMPFTDRLDYLAAMNCNCAWAWAVEKLAKIEVPERAEFLRVIVCELNRISSHLIAFGSYTADMGAFTPFLYAIRERERVNDLFEMICGNRLTYNYARIGGVSGDAPPGFLEKTKEFLDYFEPKIDEYNNLISYNKIFVHRLANVAVVPAAEAVAYGLTGPNLRGSGVSFDLRKDEPYSVYPKFDFKVCVGTGERGTLGDCFDRYMVRINEMRESVKIVRQALAMIPEGPVLAKVPRVFKPPVGEVYVRTECPRGETGIYAISDGSTNAFRLKIRTGSFVTMNIFEKITKGLMIADIVAVIGSFDIILPEIDR
- the nuoH gene encoding NADH-quinone oxidoreductase subunit NuoH — translated: MEALTLSLVKAVPALGAAPLWAVSLLLMVASGVVVLVFALTFEGVGSLVLRKVAGDIQARIGPNRVGPNGILQFLADGVKLVLKEDIVPAKADALLFKLAPYLVFVGSFAAFVVVPFGVGLSAADLNIGIYYVMAVTSLVVIGVLLAGWASNNKWALLGGMRAAAQIVSYEIPVGMALIPAVLIAGSLSLQDIVRSQGGLFGLFGWNLFHNPFTFFSFFLYFTAAQAETNQTPFDLPEAESELVSGYNVEYSGIRFGLFFLAEFGDMFIVAALATACFLGGWNVPFIRAEALPGIWGSLLSLGVFLGKAFAMVLVMMWVRWTLPRLRVDQLMRMSWKYLVPLTFVNLLGVSLWLLVFDGKGIPELIASLAG